Proteins from a genomic interval of Desulfurobacterium sp. TC5-1:
- the purL gene encoding phosphoribosylformylglycinamidine synthase subunit PurL — protein sequence MDRKTIESHVTMEEYKKIVDLLGREPNLVELGIFSAMWSEHCSYKSSRVHLSKFPTKAPWVVQGPGENAGIIMVDEEKEICAAFKVESHNHPSFIEPFNGAATGVGGILRDVFTMGARPIACMDSLRFGELNDPKMKYIVKGVVSGISHYGNCVGVPTVGGEAYFDSCYQTNPLVNAFALGLVEKKKIFYARAAGIGNPVIYVGSKTGRDGIHGATMASEEFSSEEEVEKKANVQVGDPFVEKLLIEACLEAMETDGIVAIQDMGAAGLTSSSVEMASRGNVGIKLDLDKVPTREEGMTPYEIMLSESQERMLVVCEKGKEEKVMNVFKKWGLDACVIGEIIEKPVIKLLWHGEKVAELPIDILTEEAPVYYRPFKMPSYIKENMKYNPEEIEEPRDYNEITKKLLSSPTIASKRWIYQQYDHMVQINTTVYPGSDAAVLRVKGTEKGIAISSDCNSRYCYLNPYEGGKIAVAEAARNVACSGAVPKAITDCLNFGSPEDPEIMWQFVKCTDGMADACKILETPVVSGNVSFYNETVVGDRKRAIFPTPTVVCVGVLENIENRTTKDFKDEGDVIILLGENSGNISGSEYQKLVEGEFKGTGQAIDLTFEKNLQKSIVEAISKGFIKSAHDISEGGIAVALFESAFGNGIGFEVNIEDDIRTDFLLFGEEQSRIIISVSPENAEKALKFFEKKAIPAKIIGKTGGENGRIMHKSREVINIPLVEAQTLYEQSLEEKL from the coding sequence ATGGACAGAAAAACTATAGAAAGCCATGTAACAATGGAAGAGTACAAAAAAATAGTTGATCTTTTGGGAAGAGAACCTAACCTTGTTGAACTTGGAATATTCTCTGCCATGTGGTCTGAACACTGTTCGTACAAATCCTCAAGAGTCCATCTATCAAAGTTTCCAACAAAAGCACCATGGGTTGTTCAGGGACCTGGAGAAAATGCAGGAATAATCATGGTTGATGAAGAAAAAGAAATATGTGCGGCGTTTAAAGTGGAATCACACAACCACCCATCATTCATAGAACCGTTCAACGGAGCAGCTACCGGCGTAGGAGGTATTTTAAGAGACGTTTTCACAATGGGTGCAAGACCCATAGCTTGCATGGACTCTCTCAGGTTTGGTGAACTTAACGACCCTAAGATGAAATACATCGTTAAAGGTGTTGTCTCCGGAATAAGTCACTACGGAAACTGCGTCGGTGTGCCAACCGTAGGCGGTGAAGCCTACTTTGATAGCTGTTATCAGACAAACCCTCTTGTAAACGCTTTCGCCCTAGGCCTTGTTGAAAAGAAAAAGATATTCTACGCAAGAGCTGCAGGAATTGGTAACCCTGTAATCTACGTAGGTTCTAAAACAGGAAGAGACGGAATACACGGTGCAACAATGGCTTCAGAAGAATTCTCCTCAGAAGAAGAAGTTGAAAAGAAGGCAAATGTCCAGGTTGGCGACCCATTTGTTGAAAAACTGCTCATAGAGGCATGCCTTGAAGCCATGGAAACAGACGGAATAGTAGCCATCCAGGACATGGGAGCTGCAGGTCTAACATCATCATCTGTAGAAATGGCCTCAAGGGGAAACGTCGGAATAAAGCTTGACCTTGATAAGGTTCCAACAAGAGAAGAGGGAATGACTCCCTACGAAATAATGCTTTCTGAATCGCAGGAAAGAATGTTAGTCGTATGCGAGAAAGGAAAAGAAGAGAAGGTTATGAACGTGTTTAAAAAATGGGGCCTTGACGCTTGCGTAATAGGTGAAATCATAGAAAAACCTGTTATCAAGCTATTGTGGCACGGCGAAAAAGTTGCCGAACTTCCAATAGACATACTGACAGAGGAAGCACCTGTATATTATAGACCTTTTAAAATGCCTTCATACATAAAAGAAAACATGAAATACAATCCTGAAGAGATAGAAGAACCAAGAGACTACAACGAAATTACAAAGAAACTTCTCTCTTCTCCAACGATAGCAAGCAAACGCTGGATATACCAGCAGTACGACCACATGGTTCAGATTAACACCACTGTATATCCAGGATCTGATGCTGCTGTTTTAAGAGTAAAAGGAACAGAAAAAGGAATAGCTATAAGCTCTGACTGCAACTCCCGCTACTGTTACCTTAATCCGTACGAAGGTGGAAAGATTGCTGTAGCTGAAGCGGCAAGGAACGTAGCCTGCAGCGGAGCAGTACCAAAAGCAATAACAGACTGCCTCAACTTTGGAAGTCCGGAGGACCCGGAAATAATGTGGCAGTTTGTAAAGTGCACCGATGGAATGGCTGACGCCTGTAAGATCCTTGAAACGCCCGTTGTTAGCGGTAATGTGAGTTTTTACAACGAAACCGTTGTTGGTGACAGAAAGAGAGCCATATTCCCGACACCTACCGTGGTCTGTGTAGGTGTACTTGAAAACATTGAAAACAGAACAACAAAGGACTTTAAAGACGAAGGTGATGTCATTATCCTGTTAGGCGAAAACAGCGGTAACATCTCCGGAAGCGAATACCAAAAACTTGTAGAAGGCGAATTTAAGGGAACGGGACAGGCTATAGACCTAACTTTCGAAAAGAACCTCCAGAAAAGTATTGTAGAAGCAATATCCAAAGGTTTCATAAAAAGTGCTCACGATATATCCGAAGGTGGAATAGCAGTGGCTCTATTTGAATCTGCCTTTGGAAACGGTATTGGATTTGAAGTAAATATAGAAGACGATATAAGGACTGACTTCCTTCTTTTTGGTGAGGAACAGAGTCGTATAATCATATCTGTTTCCCCGGAAAACGCCGAAAAGGCACTTAAATTCTTTGAAAAGAAAGCCATCCCGGCTAAAATAATAGGAAAAACCGGCGGCGAAAATGGAAGAATAATGCATAAGAGTAGAGAAGTTATAAACATACCCTTAGTGGAAGCGCAAACCCTCTATGAGCAGAGTCTTGAAGAAAAACTCTGA
- a CDS encoding YggS family pyridoxal phosphate-dependent enzyme — protein sequence MEIKERISIIKERMAKAAERAGRKPEEITLLAASKTRTPDEIREAFEAGVKIFGENRVQEARNKIPALSDLPIEWHLIGHLQKNKAKYAVKMFKLIHSVDSISLIEELEKRAAKEHKIQEILIEVKLSPEETKHGCKEEEVPQLIENIFEKEHLKLSGFMVVPPYLENPEEVRPYFRKLREIKEFMEKTFETKFPHLSMGMSHDFEVAIEEGATIVRIGTALFGPRNY from the coding sequence ATGGAAATTAAAGAGAGGATATCCATCATAAAAGAAAGAATGGCAAAAGCTGCCGAAAGAGCAGGTAGAAAACCCGAAGAGATAACGTTGCTTGCCGCCTCAAAGACAAGAACCCCTGATGAAATCAGAGAAGCATTCGAAGCCGGTGTAAAGATTTTTGGTGAAAATCGTGTACAAGAAGCAAGGAACAAAATTCCCGCTCTCTCAGACCTTCCAATAGAATGGCATCTTATAGGACACCTTCAAAAAAACAAAGCAAAGTACGCAGTTAAAATGTTTAAACTCATTCACTCAGTCGATTCAATATCTTTGATAGAAGAACTTGAAAAAAGAGCTGCAAAAGAACATAAAATCCAGGAAATTCTTATAGAAGTTAAACTCTCCCCCGAAGAAACAAAGCACGGATGCAAAGAAGAGGAAGTACCACAACTAATAGAAAACATCTTTGAAAAAGAACACCTGAAACTCTCAGGATTTATGGTAGTTCCACCATACCTTGAAAATCCTGAAGAAGTAAGACCATATTTCCGTAAATTGAGAGAAATAAAAGAGTTCATGGAAAAAACTTTCGAAACCAAATTCCCCCATCTATCAATGGGCATGTCCCATGATTTTGAAGTTGCAATAGAAGAAGGGGCAACAATTGTTAGAATTGGAACAGCACTTTTTGGACCAAGAAACTATTGA
- a CDS encoding ABC transporter substrate-binding protein has product MRKLLALSLPLIVASAAFAGSPDTVVIGTLDKWKILDPAKAYDVMSCNLMQNTLIGLYGYRPGSTVPEPVLAKSVDISKDGKTYVFHLKKGFKFQNGEEITAYTLKRSWDRVFKLKGDPAFLLTDVVKSYKARDKYTFEVHLKYPFSPFLAVTAFTVAYPVPSVYPENSFFKGAKYPASGPLTIKKVKRDRYVYLTKNPKYFNFKDVKAKKILIRQYQNAQTIRLALERGDIDMTGSLNTLDVKDFMTNPSLKSRFNVYVAPSFVISYIVFNVKKAPFDDPRVRKAIAYLIDRDEIKKFAYNNILHENLYSLIPINMWGHKDVFNKKPSIEKALKLLAEAGYNRSHPLVINYWYPQGHYGADVDKEAQIIKSQLEKTGVIKVNLKTTEWPTYLDYMTKGILGMFRLGWAPDYVDPDDYIYPFMHSKADASLGSFYSNPKVDALIQKARSVNDKAEREKLYAEIQEYLWKDVPYIPLFQSEAAIVANKSVKGVTNDPIYPRYYLLHK; this is encoded by the coding sequence ATGAGAAAGTTGCTTGCTCTATCGTTACCTTTGATTGTTGCTTCAGCGGCTTTTGCAGGTTCTCCTGATACGGTGGTTATAGGGACTCTTGATAAGTGGAAGATTCTTGATCCAGCGAAGGCATATGATGTTATGAGTTGTAACCTTATGCAGAACACGCTTATAGGTCTTTATGGTTACAGGCCAGGTTCCACTGTTCCAGAACCGGTACTTGCTAAAAGTGTTGATATTTCAAAGGATGGGAAAACATATGTTTTTCATCTTAAGAAAGGCTTTAAGTTCCAGAACGGTGAGGAGATTACTGCTTATACACTTAAACGTTCATGGGATAGAGTTTTTAAACTTAAGGGTGATCCTGCATTTCTGCTGACAGATGTTGTTAAGTCTTATAAAGCCAGAGATAAATACACTTTTGAGGTTCACCTTAAGTATCCGTTTTCACCGTTTTTAGCTGTTACTGCTTTCACGGTGGCTTATCCTGTTCCCTCTGTTTATCCTGAAAACAGCTTCTTTAAGGGAGCAAAATATCCTGCCTCTGGCCCTCTTACGATAAAGAAAGTTAAGAGGGATAGATACGTTTACCTTACGAAAAATCCTAAATATTTCAATTTCAAGGACGTTAAGGCCAAGAAAATTTTGATCAGACAGTATCAGAACGCTCAGACGATTCGTCTTGCCCTTGAAAGGGGTGATATTGACATGACAGGTTCACTTAACACCCTTGATGTTAAGGACTTTATGACCAATCCGTCACTTAAGTCCCGCTTTAACGTTTATGTTGCTCCAAGTTTTGTGATTTCCTACATTGTCTTTAACGTTAAAAAGGCACCGTTTGATGATCCAAGGGTCAGGAAAGCGATTGCTTACCTTATAGATAGGGATGAAATCAAAAAGTTTGCTTACAACAACATCCTCCATGAGAATCTTTACTCTCTTATCCCAATCAATATGTGGGGACATAAGGATGTTTTTAATAAAAAGCCGAGTATTGAAAAGGCTTTGAAGCTTCTTGCAGAGGCCGGCTATAACAGGAGTCATCCTCTTGTCATAAATTACTGGTATCCTCAAGGTCACTACGGTGCTGATGTGGATAAGGAGGCTCAGATTATCAAATCTCAGCTTGAGAAAACAGGTGTTATAAAGGTTAATCTGAAAACAACTGAGTGGCCAACGTACCTTGACTATATGACGAAGGGTATTCTTGGAATGTTCAGACTTGGATGGGCGCCTGACTATGTTGACCCGGACGATTATATCTATCCATTTATGCACTCAAAGGCAGACGCTTCTTTAGGTTCTTTCTACTCAAATCCTAAGGTTGATGCCCTTATTCAAAAAGCCCGTTCAGTTAATGATAAGGCTGAAAGAGAAAAGCTGTATGCGGAGATTCAAGAGTACCTCTGGAAAGACGTTCCTTACATTCCGCTCTTTCAGTCAGAGGCAGCTATCGTTGCCAACAAGAGTGTTAAAGGTGTGACAAACGATCCTATCTACCCGAGATACTATCTTCTTCACAAGTAA
- a CDS encoding polyribonucleotide nucleotidyltransferase translates to MSITEVSGEIGGRPLVFQTGKVAKQADGSVLVSQGDTVVLVTAVMSDEPREDIDFFPLLVEYRERAYAAGKIPGGFIKREGKPSDEEVLKSRVIDRSIRPIFPKGFRNDVQVIAFVISADQENDPSILAINGASAALHISRIPFEKPVAGVRVCRIDGKLVINPSYEERHRADINLIVSGTEDAVVMVEGGANEVPEEEVLDAILFAHEEIKKIIKLQEELRSLVGKEKYEFTVPSLDEETKDKIEKWVIERIEPVITIPDKHERRMKLRALREEMFVELNIPEELAKLAKEAFAEAEKKFVRQLVLEKGVRIDGRKPDEIRPISIEVGTLPRAHGSALFTRGQTQALVTTTLGTPEEYQFVEGLMPGEEKRFMLHYNFPPFCVGEISPMRGPGRREIGHGALAERALAPVIPDESEFPYVIRVVSDILESNGSSSMATVCGGSLSLMDAGVPIKAQVAGIAMGLIIEGDKFVVLSDILGDEDHLGDMDFKVAGTRKGVTAIQMDLKVTGINRDILVTALKQARDGRMFILDKMDAVISKPRKEISPYAPRIVTTHIDPDKTRDLIGPGGKTIKMILDKAGVKIDIKEDGTVLVSAPSEEAAMQAIKMIQDVTRDIAVGNTYLGKVTRVENYGAFVEMIPGKVGLVHISKLPPELKEDIFKKIKVGDLLPVKVVDVDQMGRPKLSRIDVNEEEERELRKSGGFYSAPEVDEE, encoded by the coding sequence ATGTCAATAACAGAAGTTTCAGGTGAAATTGGAGGGAGACCTCTTGTTTTTCAAACAGGAAAGGTGGCCAAACAGGCAGATGGGAGTGTTCTTGTTTCTCAGGGTGATACAGTTGTTCTTGTCACAGCGGTAATGTCTGATGAGCCAAGGGAAGATATAGATTTCTTTCCACTGCTTGTTGAGTATAGGGAGAGAGCTTACGCTGCCGGGAAAATTCCTGGTGGATTCATCAAAAGAGAGGGGAAACCTTCTGATGAAGAGGTTCTGAAGTCAAGGGTTATAGATCGATCAATCCGTCCAATCTTTCCAAAAGGTTTCAGAAACGATGTTCAGGTAATAGCCTTTGTCATTTCTGCTGACCAGGAAAACGATCCTTCAATTCTTGCGATAAATGGCGCTTCAGCAGCACTTCACATTTCAAGAATTCCCTTTGAAAAACCAGTTGCCGGCGTTAGGGTATGCCGTATAGATGGTAAGCTTGTGATTAATCCCTCTTACGAGGAGAGACACCGGGCCGATATTAACCTTATTGTTTCCGGAACGGAAGATGCTGTTGTTATGGTTGAAGGTGGTGCAAATGAGGTTCCAGAGGAAGAAGTCCTTGATGCTATCCTTTTTGCCCATGAAGAGATTAAGAAGATAATAAAGCTTCAGGAAGAGCTTAGAAGTCTTGTGGGTAAAGAAAAGTATGAATTTACTGTTCCGTCTCTTGATGAAGAGACCAAAGATAAGATAGAAAAGTGGGTAATTGAAAGGATAGAGCCTGTAATAACCATTCCTGACAAGCACGAAAGGCGAATGAAACTTCGTGCTCTAAGGGAAGAGATGTTTGTTGAGCTTAATATTCCTGAAGAGCTCGCAAAACTTGCAAAAGAGGCCTTTGCTGAAGCCGAGAAAAAGTTTGTTAGACAGCTTGTTCTTGAGAAAGGTGTAAGGATCGATGGAAGAAAGCCAGATGAGATAAGGCCTATTTCCATAGAGGTGGGAACGCTTCCAAGGGCTCACGGTTCTGCCCTATTTACGAGAGGACAGACACAGGCTCTTGTTACTACAACGTTGGGAACACCGGAGGAGTATCAGTTCGTTGAGGGTTTGATGCCAGGTGAAGAGAAGAGATTTATGCTTCACTACAACTTCCCGCCTTTCTGTGTTGGTGAGATTTCTCCTATGAGAGGACCTGGAAGGAGAGAGATAGGACATGGTGCCCTTGCAGAAAGAGCCCTTGCTCCTGTTATTCCTGACGAATCTGAATTCCCTTATGTTATAAGAGTTGTTTCAGATATTCTTGAATCAAACGGCTCATCCTCAATGGCAACTGTTTGTGGTGGAAGTCTTTCACTTATGGATGCAGGTGTTCCTATAAAGGCTCAGGTTGCCGGTATTGCCATGGGACTGATTATTGAAGGTGATAAATTTGTTGTTCTCTCTGATATTTTGGGTGATGAGGATCACCTTGGTGATATGGACTTTAAGGTTGCAGGTACGAGGAAGGGTGTTACTGCAATTCAGATGGATTTGAAGGTAACAGGTATAAATAGGGATATTCTTGTAACGGCTTTAAAGCAGGCAAGGGATGGAAGAATGTTTATCCTTGACAAAATGGATGCCGTGATAAGCAAACCGCGCAAGGAAATTTCGCCTTATGCACCAAGGATCGTTACAACTCATATTGATCCTGATAAGACAAGAGATCTTATAGGTCCTGGCGGAAAGACGATTAAAATGATTCTTGATAAGGCTGGTGTTAAGATAGACATAAAAGAAGACGGGACAGTTCTCGTTTCAGCACCTTCTGAAGAAGCGGCAATGCAGGCTATAAAAATGATACAGGATGTTACAAGAGATATAGCTGTTGGTAATACTTACCTTGGAAAAGTTACAAGAGTTGAAAATTATGGTGCCTTCGTGGAAATGATTCCCGGTAAAGTTGGACTTGTTCACATATCTAAACTTCCTCCTGAACTTAAAGAGGACATTTTCAAGAAGATAAAGGTCGGTGATCTTCTTCCTGTTAAGGTTGTTGATGTTGATCAGATGGGAAGACCGAAACTCAGCAGGATAGATGTTAACGAGGAAGAGGAGAGAGAATTGAGGAAGAGCGGCGGTTTCTACTCTGCACCGGAGGTTGATGAAGAGTGA
- a CDS encoding HAMP domain-containing sensor histidine kinase, with amino-acid sequence MKKNSEKIAFWKDFFLYYKVSRFIFSSSLFLILISLSLLREGIIIYNVYSLGVIFLYSTVSLLSLFYRRENPYDFLLDIMFISALIKSNILYWDYIAILYLFPIFFSAFFLESPITELFPVISLVIYGITLYTTKMYTLQDLTIKLFLNGVAFFAIYIAGKTFAKKMTNQMRYIAELEEEKKKNEVFKRLYRISADLAHEIKNPLASIKAAVDLMFETEQANKNLLELLKRETERLSSVINDFLMLSRPLDVHQTEVDIKELIKQVVEAVRYVYPEKNCKLILPESKITIKIPYKSFYSAISNVIKNAFEWSKKTVIISVSYEKGLLKICIEDDGPGIKDEEKEKIFEPFFTKKKEGTGLGLAIAKRVAIELGGRLTVTSSIHGGCVFCFEIPVEGENESTYNR; translated from the coding sequence TTGAAGAAAAACTCTGAAAAGATAGCTTTTTGGAAGGATTTTTTTCTCTACTATAAGGTTTCGCGGTTTATATTTTCATCATCACTGTTTCTAATTTTAATCTCCCTCTCTCTTTTGAGAGAGGGAATTATCATTTACAACGTTTATTCCCTCGGCGTTATCTTCCTATACTCAACCGTATCTCTGCTTTCGCTCTTTTATCGAAGGGAAAACCCCTACGACTTTCTACTCGACATAATGTTCATATCTGCACTTATAAAGAGCAACATTCTCTACTGGGACTATATAGCTATACTCTATCTGTTTCCCATATTCTTCTCTGCTTTTTTCCTTGAATCTCCAATAACGGAATTGTTTCCTGTAATTTCGCTCGTAATCTACGGAATAACACTGTACACCACCAAAATGTACACCCTTCAGGATCTAACGATAAAACTTTTTCTCAACGGTGTTGCCTTTTTTGCTATATACATAGCTGGAAAAACATTTGCAAAAAAGATGACAAATCAAATGAGATACATAGCAGAATTAGAGGAAGAAAAGAAAAAAAATGAAGTATTCAAAAGGCTCTACCGCATAAGCGCAGACCTTGCTCACGAAATAAAGAATCCTCTCGCCTCAATAAAAGCAGCTGTGGATCTAATGTTTGAAACGGAACAGGCAAACAAAAACCTGTTAGAGCTTTTAAAAAGGGAAACAGAACGACTTTCATCAGTTATAAATGACTTTTTGATGCTTTCAAGACCTCTTGATGTTCATCAAACAGAAGTAGATATAAAAGAACTCATTAAACAGGTTGTTGAAGCAGTTAGATATGTATATCCTGAAAAAAATTGCAAATTGATACTTCCCGAAAGCAAGATAACTATCAAAATACCATACAAATCTTTCTACTCTGCCATTTCAAATGTGATTAAAAATGCATTTGAGTGGTCAAAAAAAACTGTAATAATTTCTGTGTCATACGAGAAAGGGCTTCTCAAAATCTGTATAGAAGACGATGGACCCGGAATAAAGGACGAAGAGAAAGAAAAAATATTCGAACCATTTTTCACAAAAAAGAAAGAGGGTACAGGACTGGGACTGGCAATAGCCAAAAGAGTCGCCATTGAGTTAGGTGGAAGACTTACAGTCACCTCCTCCATCCATGGAGGCTGCGTATTTTGCTTTGAAATTCCTGTAGAGGGAGAAAATGAGAGCACTTATAATCGATGA
- a CDS encoding PaaI family thioesterase, with protein MKDELNLPKRDNFCFVCGEENPKGMHLKFNKYSDRVESTFSLDKIYQGYDNIIHGGIISLILDEAMAYLQSKEERFLTGRITVKFHNPLLAGEEVKVKAWIKKDRKRIKETCAVMEKLDGTKIAEAEAIMFVRREK; from the coding sequence ATGAAAGACGAGCTCAACCTTCCCAAGAGAGATAACTTCTGTTTTGTCTGCGGTGAAGAAAATCCTAAAGGAATGCACCTAAAATTCAACAAGTATTCAGACAGAGTTGAAAGTACATTCAGTTTAGACAAAATTTATCAGGGATACGATAACATTATCCATGGAGGCATTATCTCTCTTATATTAGACGAAGCAATGGCCTATCTGCAAAGTAAAGAAGAAAGATTCCTTACCGGAAGAATAACTGTCAAGTTTCACAACCCACTGCTGGCAGGTGAGGAGGTAAAAGTAAAAGCGTGGATAAAGAAAGATAGAAAGAGAATAAAAGAGACCTGCGCCGTCATGGAAAAGTTAGACGGAACAAAAATAGCTGAAGCTGAAGCCATTATGTTTGTGAGGAGAGAGAAATGA
- a CDS encoding rhomboid family intramembrane serine protease, whose protein sequence is MIPLKDLNKSRTVPVVTTFLVITCFVIFFYELAAGKYVIYLIHAFGVVPYEITHGVDIPPPDPFTPYGNLITHQYLHGGFFHILGNMLFLWIFGDNVEDYFGKIPFFLFYTFCGIVAALIQVFAYPDSVAPLIGASGAISGVLGAYFILYPDAKIVTLVFLGFFIDVIVIPAYVWIIFWFIMQLLSLLSTASAGGAGVAWFAHIGGFLAGLFIAKWLISQKGRPVKVI, encoded by the coding sequence GTGATACCACTAAAGGATCTAAATAAAAGTAGAACAGTTCCTGTGGTTACCACCTTTTTGGTGATAACCTGCTTTGTTATTTTTTTCTACGAATTGGCTGCCGGAAAGTATGTTATCTATCTCATTCACGCTTTTGGAGTTGTTCCTTACGAGATAACTCACGGTGTTGATATTCCGCCGCCAGATCCTTTTACGCCTTATGGTAATCTGATAACGCATCAGTACCTCCATGGTGGTTTCTTTCACATTCTGGGAAACATGCTTTTCCTGTGGATTTTTGGTGACAATGTTGAGGATTACTTTGGGAAAATACCCTTTTTTCTTTTTTATACTTTTTGCGGTATAGTTGCCGCTCTTATACAGGTTTTTGCCTATCCCGATTCGGTGGCACCATTGATTGGTGCATCTGGGGCAATAAGTGGTGTATTGGGGGCATATTTTATCCTTTATCCGGATGCAAAGATTGTTACACTTGTTTTTCTTGGCTTTTTCATAGATGTTATTGTTATTCCGGCGTACGTCTGGATAATTTTTTGGTTTATTATGCAACTTTTAAGCCTTCTTTCCACTGCTTCAGCCGGTGGTGCAGGTGTTGCCTGGTTTGCCCATATAGGCGGATTTTTAGCAGGACTTTTTATCGCTAAGTGGCTGATCTCACAGAAAGGGAGACCTGTCAAGGTAATTTAG
- a CDS encoding deoxyutp pyrophosphatase, with protein sequence MSKLSWGAGWVYVKGTRIAFDDRFLDVAVKLHDIFGGKIDREENHFVLSLPAFPSVDKVDIEFVKGAFEAGGVWGNKSVFIPLISSFEKEMENVLSPFFPVKTKEGFFLNGDGATLFLHAIYDESSGERSNYHFEKFLSFLFGSQWERKYIEVAVDDGGIPPFKKRVSDSGWDLHLVELIKKEGNVYFFDTKVKVKPPAGYYLDLVPRSSIFKSGFMLANSVGIIDMTYRGTIKVPLVKVNSEAPEPELPWRAVQLIPRRYYPLEMRQVASLDETLRGEGGFGSTGR encoded by the coding sequence GTGAGTAAGTTAAGCTGGGGTGCCGGCTGGGTATATGTAAAAGGAACAAGAATAGCTTTTGACGATAGATTTTTGGATGTTGCCGTTAAACTTCACGATATATTTGGTGGTAAGATAGATAGGGAGGAGAACCACTTTGTTCTTTCTCTTCCTGCCTTTCCTTCCGTTGATAAAGTTGATATTGAGTTTGTTAAGGGTGCATTTGAAGCTGGTGGTGTGTGGGGAAACAAGAGTGTATTTATTCCTCTAATTTCTTCCTTTGAGAAGGAAATGGAAAATGTTCTGTCACCGTTTTTTCCGGTAAAGACAAAAGAAGGCTTTTTCTTAAACGGTGATGGAGCCACGCTTTTTCTGCACGCCATTTACGATGAGTCATCCGGAGAGCGTTCCAACTACCACTTTGAAAAGTTTCTTTCTTTTCTCTTCGGTTCTCAGTGGGAGAGAAAGTACATAGAGGTTGCTGTTGATGACGGAGGCATTCCGCCGTTTAAAAAGAGGGTTTCTGATAGTGGGTGGGATCTTCACCTTGTCGAGTTGATAAAGAAAGAAGGAAATGTCTATTTCTTTGATACAAAGGTAAAAGTTAAGCCGCCTGCGGGGTATTATCTTGACCTTGTACCACGTTCAAGCATATTTAAAAGTGGTTTCATGCTGGCAAACTCTGTTGGTATTATAGATATGACTTACAGGGGAACGATTAAGGTTCCTCTTGTTAAGGTTAATTCTGAAGCACCAGAGCCGGAGCTTCCTTGGAGGGCGGTACAGCTTATACCGAGACGCTACTATCCCCTTGAGATGCGGCAGGTTGCATCTCTTGACGAGACGTTAAGAGGGGAGGGAGGATTTGGAAGCACAGGAAGGTAA
- the rpsO gene encoding 30S ribosomal protein S15: MAVDKDVKQEIIKKYGFHEKDTGSPEVQIALLTERIKILTEHFKEHKHDNNNKRALYKLVGRRKRLLKYLKEKDFNRYKNIVLKLGLRK; this comes from the coding sequence ATGGCTGTAGATAAAGATGTAAAGCAAGAAATTATAAAGAAGTACGGTTTCCATGAGAAGGATACCGGTTCACCAGAAGTGCAGATAGCTCTTCTTACTGAAAGGATTAAAATTCTAACGGAGCATTTTAAAGAGCATAAGCACGATAACAACAACAAGAGAGCCCTTTACAAGTTGGTAGGAAGAAGGAAAAGACTTCTGAAGTATTTGAAAGAGAAAGACTTTAACAGGTATAAGAATATCGTTCTGAAGCTTGGTTTAAGAAAGTAA